A single window of Culicoides brevitarsis isolate CSIRO-B50_1 chromosome 3, AGI_CSIRO_Cbre_v1, whole genome shotgun sequence DNA harbors:
- the LOC134835749 gene encoding protein retinal degeneration B: MLIKEYRIPLPLTVEEYRIAQLYMIAKKSREESQGEGSGVEIIVNEPYTEGPGGKGQYTRKIYHVGSHLPGWIKSLLPKSALTVEEEAWNAYPYTKTRYTCPFVEKFSLEIETCYKPDNGYQENVFDLGKDDLKNRVVDLIDIVRDPVTGADYCREEDPCLYVSEKTKRGPLTEDWIDTYWNEVKGKKQPTSKNMSLMCAYKLCRVEFRYWGMQTKLEKFIHDIALRKTMVKAHRQAWAWQDEWCELTMDDIREIERQTQLALQKKMGRESEEANSNEKDESNLSINTETESKEQKEQSTAPEEEISHFHSNKKRESLDLNSYSLSEEEFFDCLGEVTDNISLGKWGSMEPLEDLEHDNNHLHRQASQLLHPDRTDYASCNVSNLLIVFHGGSVLDVGEDLVAKRSDITTFKGVMEFVIRQHYTSMIGRVAIKKVSCENICTDILSKLSSINPYSFEATYAEGPLLPDTLIGSIPLIATLKPNYEDIVVQSIQAANKIYQDFIKSNEGFGFRGDISIIGDSVGSIIAYDALRMTAKAGGNQFLFDVTNVFTFGSPLGMILSARMFQKGDFKRETLPCQQFYNLFHSTDPLSCRIESIMNRKMANISPVNIPRYSKYPKGHGQSFDLAHFIHLHPHTFMEHNVERRSSDASSQSKTSGAADMIACKIQQNWWGTKRIDYALYCPEGLSNLAVSALPHLFHSSYWESCDAVAFILRQIGKFDNVENEMSHTEMKLSDHPREKWIRKRTSVKLKNVASNHRANDVIVKEGEPQKLMARFMYGPLDMITLAGEKVDIYIMKENPDWTLMSTEVTDKNGRIFYTIPSDKAFGFGVYPVKMIVRGDQTSVEFLLAVVPPHTECVVFSIDGSFTASMSVSGKDPKVRPGAVDICRYWQDLGYLLIYITGRPDMQQQKVMSWLSQHNFPYGLLSFADGLSADPLGHKRAHLIDLIESHDIIISYAYGSNKDIAVYNSIGLQANQVFTVGKVNKKLQAMTTVIADGYVAHLTQLKATAHRPVHGNARMVIPRDLFRFPEPSASIRKSR; this comes from the exons ATGCTAATAAAGGAATATCGCATCCCTTTGCCACTCACTGTGGAGGAATATCGAATCGCTCAGTTGTATATGATTGCG aaaaaaagtcgCGAAGAAAGTCAAGGCGAAGGAAGTGGCGTGGAAATCATCGTGAATGAACCTTATACCGAAGGTCCCGGCGGAAAAGGTCAATACAcgcgaaaaatttatcacgtcGGAAGTCACTTGCCCGGTTGGATCAAAAGTTTGCTCCCAAAATCCGCATTAACGGTCGAAGAAGAGGCCTGGAATGCATATCCTTACACAAAAACGCGTTACACTTGTCCgtttgtcgaaaaattctcCCTGGAAATCGAGACGTGTTACAAACCCGACAACGGCTATCAAGAAAATGTCTTCGACCTGGGCAAAGACGACCTGAAAAATCGCGTCGTTGATCTCATTGACATCGTACGAGACCCTGTCACAGGAGCGGATTATTGTCGCGAGGAGGATCCCTGTTTGTATGTGTCGGAAAAAACCAAGAGAGGTCCCCTGACGGAAGACTGGATCGACACGTATTGGAATGAAGTGAAGGGAAAGAAACAACCAACGAGCAAAAATATGTCCTTGATGTGCGCTTATAAATTGTGCCGCGTGGAATTTCGTTATTGGGGCATGCAGACGAAACTCGAAAAGTTTATTCATGATATCG ctttgcgAAAGACGATGGTCAAGGCACATAGACAAGCTTGGGCATGGCAGGATGAATGGTGTGAACTTACGATGGATGACATTCGTGAAATTGAGAGACAAACGCAGTTGGCGTTGCAGAAAAAGATGGGAAGGGAATCCGAGGAAGCTAATAGCAATGAAaaag aTGAAAGCAATCTCTCAATAAACACCGAAACTGAGTCTAAAGAACAAAAAGAGCAATCCACAGCACCTGAAGAGGAAATCAGTCATTTCCATAGCAATAAAAAACGCGAAAGTCTCGACTTAAATTCATATTCCTTATCCgaagaagaatttttcgactgtttag gcGAAGTAACTGACAACATTTCCCTCGGAAAATGGGGATCAATGGAACCCTTGGAAGATCTCGAACACGACAACAACCATCTGCATCGTCAAGCAAGTCAATTGTTGCATCCCGATCGCACGGATTACGCATCCTGCAACGTTTCAAATCTCCTCATCGTCTTTCATGGCGGCAGTGTGTTGGATGTTGGCGAAGATTTGGTCGCTAAACGTTCGGATATCACGACTTTTAAGGGTGTCATGGAGTTTGTGATTCGTCAACATTACACAAGTATGATTGGGCGCGTGGCAATTAAGAAAGTCAGTTGTGAGAATATTTGCACGGATATTTTGAGCAAACTTTCGTCGATCAATCCATATTCCTTTGAGGCGACTTATGCGGAAGGACCGTTACTTCCGGATACTTTAATCGGCAGTATTCCCTTAATAGCGACTTTGAAGCCGAATTATGAGGATATCGTTGTTCAAAGTATTCAAGcagctaataaaatttatcaagattTTATCAAATCCAACGAAGGATTCGGATTTCGAGGCGATATCAGTATTATTGGCGACTCGGTTGGATCAATTATTGCTTATGATGCTCTTCGGATGACAGCTAAAGCGGGAgggaatcaatttttgttcgacGTGACGAACGTTTTCACCTTTGGATCGCCTCTCGGGATGATTCTCAGCGCTCGAATGTTCCAAAAAGGCGATTTCAAGCGAGAAACCTTACCTTGCCAGCAATTTTACAACCTTTTCCACTCGACAGATCCCCTTTCATGTCGCATCGAGTCCATCATGAATCGCAAAATGGCGAATATCAGTCCCGTTAACATCCCCCGCTACTCCAAATACCCCAAAGGACACGGACAAAGCTTCGATTTGGCTCATTTCATCCACTTGCATCCGCATACCTTCATGGAACACAACGTTGAACGTCGTTCCTCCGATGCCTCGTCACAAAGTAAGACTTCGGGAGCTGCCGATATGATCGCTTGCAAAATCCAGCAGAATTGGTGGGGCACAAAACGCATCGATTACGCGTTATATTGCCCCGAAGGCCTCAGTAACTTGGCGGTAAGTGCGTTGCCGCATCTCTTCCATTCGAGTTATTGGGAAAGTTGTGATGCTGTGGCGTTCATTTTGCGGCAAATCGGGAAATTTGACAATGTCGAGAACGAAATGAGCCATACGGAGATGAAGTTGTCGGATCATCCGCGCGAAAAATGGATTCGGAAGAGAACGTCGGTCAAATTGAAGAATGTGGCGTCGAATCATCGGGCGAACGATGTGATCGTCAAGGAAGGCGAACCGCAAAAATTGATGGCACGGTTTATGTATGGTCCGTTGGATATGATAACGTTGGcag GAGAAAAAGTTGATATTTACATCATGAAAGAGAATCCGGATTGGACTTTGATGTCAACTGAAGTTACGGATAAAAATGGAAGGATTTTTTATACGATACCGAGTGATAAGGCATTTGGATTTGGGGTTTATCCCGTTAAAATGATCGTTAG aggCGATCAAACATCTGTCGAATTCTTATTAGCTGTCGTTCCTCCCCACACGGAATGCGTCGTTTTCAGTATTGATGGGTCTTTTACTGCATCGATGTCTGTCTCCGGAAAAGATCCCAAAGTTCGTCCCGGAGCTGTCGACATTTgccg atattggCAAGACTTGGGATATTTGCTCATTTACATCACAGGTCGTCCCGATATGCAACAACAAAAGGTAATGTCGTGGCTCAGTCAACATAATTTCCCGTACGGCTTGCTTTCGTTCGCTGACGGGCTCTCCGCAGACCCTTTGGGACACAAACGCGCCCATTTGATCGATTTAATTGAATCTCACGACATCATCATCAGCTACGCGTATGGCAGCAACAAGGATATTGCCGTTTATAATAGTATTGGTTTGCAAGCGAATCAAGTTTTCACCGTGGGCAAGGTCAACAAGAAGTTGCAGGCAATGACAACTGTCATCGCTGATGGTTACGTGGCACATTTGACGCAGCTGAAGGCGACCGCACACCGACCCGTTCATGGAAATGCCCGAATGGTGATTCCGCGTGACTTGTTCCGGTTTCCAGAGCCATCAG